TCTTTTCACCCTTAGAGTTATTTCTATAGGAGCTGGCTGCAAGTGAAGAACATCAACTCATAGAAAAAGTTGCAGAGCTTATATTAGCTTCCAATACTAAGAAGAAAAGGCTGGTATGTGCTTCTTCATTGCAACTTGTACATACCTTTTATGGTATTAGAGGCAGCCTTACCCGTATTTCAGCAAGAGGTTGTTTCCACAGCTCAAACCCGTGACCTCCAGGTCACATGGCAACAACTTTACCAGTTACGCCAAGGCTCGCCTTCAACTAAATAATTAGAATTTATACTAAAGAATCACAGCTGAGAATGCTTTTCCATGAAGGTTTATATTGTGAATGATATTCATACCAACATCATAGCTTTTTTATGGATTTTCTTATATGGATTTACTGCAGGACTATCTCTTTCAGGGagaaatttatcaaatatactTCCATTTTTTTCGTTTCTTTAGGTTCAAACAGCAGTCAATGACCTTAGAGAGTGCTCTAATATCAAAACCAGAAATCTAAATGCTGAGTTCTCAGACATACAAGATTGTGCTAATTCTGCCTATGAAGAGTGGACAAACTACATTGAAAGCACAGAAGCCAACCATATCGAGGATTCAACTAGATTGGAATTTTGGAAGAGTAACCTAGCAGGAAACATCGACTGCTGGTTGAGTTGGTTTCACATGATATAATATCTATAAATATTGCACTGTATTTTGTATTGTATACTTTAATCAAGCTATTATATTTCTCATCTTAAATTTCAGCTTGACAAAATCAAAGGGGATCGAAGATGGATGGAGAAATGCCCAAGAATCCCTTCATTCCCAAGAAACAAGAACCATCAACTCAATCGATTCTATTGTTAAGTGAGTTATCATTTCAGATGAATCAACTACCATCTGAGGACTTCTTTTACATTTTTACCTCGATATGTTCAGGAGTGCTATGGAATCTAATGGAAAGATCGGCACTCAGTTTTCCTCCACCGTGACTTCCATACTAGAAGAAACATCTATTTCCAAGAGGAATCTTCTTTTTGTTATGGAAAGTATGTTGTCTGAATAAATAGTGTTTCTTCCTCTGATGTTACAAGTGAACAAACTCGAGGTTTATTGCCACAGACTAATAGAGTTAAAGTTGCTGTAGGTTTGCTGAAACTTGATCGTGATGAATATGAGAAGATCTGTTCACTTATTCATCCTTGTGTTGAGGATATGAAACAGATGAAAGACAGTCATTCATCCGAAGTATCAGAGATAGCGGAAAATGCAGGAAAAGTATTGACAGATGAGTATAAGGTTAAAGCTCAGAAAACTATGCAagtatttttgaattataactAAAAAGCATAATACTCAAATTCACACAATGCTATTACAATCTGTATTTTTGAACGGTTTAAATTTTCTCTCTTCATCATTCAGAAAACAGACCTCCACTTAGAAAATCTTAAACGCCAACTCTTTCTCCTGTATAAAAAGAATACCAACTTAATGGAAATTATCATTAATAGAATTTCTCAATAACTAGGTTGATGAACTGTCAAGCTCAACTCTGAGGAGGAAAAGAGTTAACGTGCCAAGTAGGGAATCTATTGAAAATCTCAGAACTCCTTTTCTCGAAGAGTCACTCAAGTCATTTCAAGGCAATGGAATAGCAAACAGAGCTAACAGAAATGTTAATGCAACCAAAGGTGGATGAGGAAATTCAGTTGGATTCCAAATGTTCCTATTTTGAAGTAGGATAACTGATTTAGAGATTGATCAATCGAGGTTTATATCTGTTACTGGTAACCGGATGTAGTATTTTAGTAAAAGAAGTAAGGCATGTCAACATGTGAGTTGGATCCTcagaaaataaaatcaatgtttCTTTACATCTAAGTGTTCAAGTCATATTAAAATACGTATATTAGAAACAGCATACTAATATGtacaacaaaaatacaatatgTTAGTATTCAGTGCATTATACTTGAAATTTCCACTTTGATATTGGATAAACAAGGGTCTTGAAATCTAGAACTGATGTATTAATCTTTAATAGATTCCTACATAGGTTGCTGAACAATTACActacaaaacaaataatataatggGCAAAAACTCACAAAAGCATAGTTATGACTGATGCAAAGGCGTAAACCCGTATAGCCACCTTAGATCGGTTCAGTCTAAGGCCTATGTCGCAATCTCCTCTCAGAACACTTTAAGCAACTCCTTCTAACATAGCTGACTTCCTTAATGCCTTCTCATTGCAATGCAGCGCTCAAATTTAAGAGTTCTCTTATTATTAGCCCTCTGACTACTCTTTACGGACCATATAGTGTCATACTGGAAATCTGTTTTTCTTGTCGATGACCATTAATCCTGTGCAGTAATCACCTTCTTAGAGCAAATGGTCCAAAGCTTCACTTACAGTTTAGTGAACTTTACTAGTAATGAGGCGGTCATTTGGGCTTGAAAATATGGTTACCACCTGGGGCTGCATATGAGAAAGCCCTATCAGGCATCAAGTACCTCGGACCTGCTTTCTGAAAATACAAGCTTTACTTCCTCACTTCAAGGGAGCTAATGGTTCAGAGAGTTACAACTCGTGATTCTTGTAATCTGCCGCTTCAGTTGGTTACACTGCATCAATTCCTTTGGTGGTATAAGAAGCTGCAACTTTTATGGAAGTGTCTCGTGGTCTTTCATTAAACCAGTAAagcaaagaataaaaaaatttcacaagaGTTCTGCATGAAAGCTGCCTCAGGCAGTGCTTCTTCCTCCACAAGGTGACCATTTACTGAGTAAGGAGTTGCCTACACATTACTAGATTTTGCTGTGCCTTTCATTCAGTTCAAGACCCTTCTCAGTGTTATTCTTGATGAGAACACTCTCAGAACTCTACTTACCATATCCTGAAGTGATCCTCTCAAGAATACTGAAGTCTCGAGGACTCAATCTCACACTCTGTGAACTTTCAGGTGCTGTAATAGTACCTCTCAATCACCAGGCTATTATTCTTCAGGCGTGCAATTTGAACATAACAAAGATGTATGACTGAAAAAAGTGATACTGGGAGTAAGAAGAGCGGACTGCTGTTTCGTGTGCGTCTACAAATCAAAACAGTAAATAGCTTCCTCATTCACTCCTTAAAAGCAGTAGAGCCATCCTGAAATTTGAGTTCCAAATTTTGATTGCAATTCTAACTTTTTTTCCCTGATGCTATCTTCATATCTTTTTCTATTTGGCAGCAATCTTCAGTTAATCGGAAATATGAAATACATCTCTGTATGAAACGACAACTTGTTCATGGAAAACAGCAAACTGCTTTGACCATTTGTACAAGAATATCTGCTGCTTCAGTGTCTCTCTAGTCAAGCATGTCTCTGCATAGCTATTTGGCAAATTTTTGTTTTCACTTTCCAGACCTCGTAATTTCTAGAAAACCAACTCAAGGACCTGCATAAGTAAAATCTGATTATGTAAAGGTGCAACTCCACAATGTGGACACTGCAAGAAGCGTATATCCAATAGTCATCCTGTCCAAATGTTTTACCCCTAAAACTTAACTCTGGAGGGGCAAATAATCATCATCCAGCATCTGCAGCCATAGTTCATCTAGCATGGAATATATGCTGTCCCTTTCTGCATGCATACAGTCCTCAGCCAAGAAGACATGGATCTGGTCCTTGACTTCGATCCAACTTTGACCTGGAACCTTTTTGACGCCTTTTTGTCTCATCTGACCCCTCAGTGATGCAACATCTTTCCAACTGCCTGTAGAAGCAAAAATGTTACAGAGTAACACATGTGCAGCAGAATTCGAGGGATCAATCTCCAAAATTTTCTCTGCGGCTCGTTTGCCAACATCAAGATTGTTACGTGTCTTACAAGCAGCTAACAAAGTCTTCCACACCACAATATCAGGATCTATTTCCATTTGATTGATAAAAGCTTCTGCTTCTTCTATGCAGCCAGCTCGGGCAAGCATGTCAACCACACAGCAACAATGCTCTCTAGTTGGTATAATACCAAACTCCGTTTCCATGGCTCTGAACAACTGCCACCCTTCTTTTACTCGTCCAACATGACTACAAGCAGTCAAAACCCCGACAAAGGTAACTTGGTTTGGCTTGACAGCTAAATCTCTCATCTTCTGGAAGAGGTCTAGAGCCTCTTCTCCGTATCCAAACTGAGCATACCCCACTATTAAACTACTCCATGAAACCGCATCAGGGTTGTTCATACTATCAAAGAGCTTCTTAGCGCTTGTCATATGTCCACATTTCACATACATGTCAATTAAAGCATTCATGACATAAATATCTTCACTTAGCCCATTTTTCATGGCATAGCAACAAACCTGGTCTCCGATTTCCAAAGAGGCTACTTTTCCAGATGCCCCAAGCATATTAACTAATGTAATATGATCAGGCTTATTAGAAGAAAGAAGCATCATCTTAAATAACGAGAAGACCTCTCCAGAATCTCGCTGTTGTAGAAAAGCTGTAAGAATGGCATTCCACGAGACTAAATCTGCTTTGTTTTTTATCTCATTGAAAATTTTATGTGCATCCGGAAGATCTGAACAGTTGGCATACATTGAAAGTAATGTATTAGAGATGGAAATCTCTAAATCAAAGCCACTCTTAATAACATAGCAGTGCACTTGCTTTCCTAGAAAAAGAGCACATGGACTTACAAAGGCACAAAGTAAAGAACGAACTGTGACATCATCTGGGATCAACCTCAAAGTTCTCATCTGAGAAAAGAGAGATACAGCTTCATCACGGTCACCTCCGTATGCAAACCCCGCAATCAGAGCATTCCAGGATGCAAGATCAGGATTTCCTATCTGGTAGAATGCAGTTCTTGCAGAATGCAACCATCCACATCTAGCATACATGTCAGTAACAGCGCAACCAGCAAAAGCGTCAAAACTAAGCCCAAATTTTATACTTAAACCATGTACTTGTCTTCCATATTCTGCTTGCGCAAGACTTCTACAGACATTAAAAATGCTTCCAAAAACGAATTCATTCAGTTTGTAAATGCCCTGACTAAGCATCTCCCTGAAGCAGGACAGAGCTTCTGATTCATAACCAAGCTGTGAAAATCCAGCAATCATTGAGCTCCACGATATCAAATCCTTTGAATTAATACGGGAGAACACTGTCAATGCCTCATCAATTTGATTAAACTTCGTGTACATCGCAATCAATGCATTCTGAGCAATAAGGTGGGAACCATGTTCCGATTTAATGACATGGCCATGCAACTGCTTCCCTAACTCTACCTGGTTCATATTTGAGCAAGTTTTGATTACACTTCCATATGTGAACTGGTCAGGTATAAGACCAAACTGTCGCATTTGAAAGTAAAGATCTAATGCTTCATTCTCCTGACCATTCTGTGAGTACCCAGCAATTATCGAAGTCCAAGAAACCAAATTTCGTTCAAGCATTTCATCAAACACCTTACGAGCCTCCTTCAACGACCCACACTTCCCATACATATTCAacaaatgattttgaaaaatcatgTCTGGCTGATAATTTGATGCTAAAATATGAGTATGAACTCTTCTTGCATACGGTAGGGATCTAAGAGATGAGCACGCAGAAACTAACTGAGCATACGTGCTTGGATACAAATTATAAGTTGTGTTCCTTTCTAACAACTCAAATGACTCTAAAGCTTGTTTAAACAATTTTTGCTTACACAACAAGATTATATGATCATTACTTGACTGTTCATTCCTGAAACAAGACGGTATCCTATGATTGACATAGCACCGGAATGATCCTAACCTTTTTATCATTGTGAAAAGATTCTCACAATCAATCAATCATTCAACTACGCGACAATCCAAAACTAATCGGAATCCTCTATATCCACTCCTACTTACTTGAATCTTCATTCCAGTATTATTATATCTGCAATAGCAAAtacaaaatgaaatatatgaacCACACCAGTCAATTTGCATGTTTTAAAGTGAACAGCAATTCGAGCAAATGTAAACAGAAAAATCTGcttaaaatttgtaaatttcACGCAATGTGTAACAATTTCTGAACTCATTATGTGACTCTTAAGCATATACGAATTCAGCTCAATTCATAGTTCGTATTTTCTAGTAAAATAGCATTTAACGGTGTGTGAGCAGGAAACTGATAGAAACATTACGAACATggaatctagagagagaaacgaaATAACTTACAATGAGATGTCGCCGGAAAAAGAGATCGACGGCGAACCAGATACGGCTACTCCGGCGTCGTTTGAAATTGGCGGGCCAAAATGTGTCTAGGTCCCAATGGGTTATGAGGCATTTGGGCTGgtgatttgaatttgaaaaactGGCCCATTCTATATGTAAAGTAATATAcgatattataattttttgtatatcaatataataaaaaatacattataaaaatgttagttaaactttttttaatttgactctaaaaaagaaACTATTACAATTAAAAATTGATGGAGGTAGTATATGTTTGTAGCTCGACCAGATATTGAAtacttaaatatgaaaaatatgctAAGTATATCATAAATTCACgagaaaaatgataaatattccTCGAATTATCGTAAATAGTATAGATATATCCTCCGCCATACTTTTGGGATATTGGTGCATCGGTCGTCCataaactagagcatatatattatttatactaacAGGCATATGCGTGTTATAATTTTATCCACCAACtcgacatttattaaatatcgaaTCGACGCATAAGATTATGTCACGTGTCTctatttagtcttccgttagaGGAAAGGTCATATATGCTCTAATATTTAAACGATAAGAAAATCAATGTCCCAAAAATTATAATGAGAAGTATTAGCATACCATACCATTTTTTAGAGTTCGAGGATATATTTGTATGTCTTGGTTTTCAagtttatttctttcttttttttaatgactCAAATCTTAAGAAAATTGTATCATAgacgaaataataaataatgtataatgaataaaatgaaataagtcaAGTCGAGACACATAATAAACGAAATAATGACTAAACGAGATAGGGCAAGGGAAAAGAAAAGGTTAAAATCGATCTAGCATGATTTTTTAGTTGACATGTCAAAGTATAACTCTGTTCAAAATCGAATCGAAATCAATAAtcctaatataaaaaaattatgaatttatcaaaAGGGTACTATTGGTTTAGCAAATTTTGACaacgattttaatttttttattataaaattgtcGGTTCTCAACGGCTTGACGCTGATAACCcgatactaattaattaatcatatttaCACCATTTGGCATATAAAATTCTTGACATAGAATttagtttcatatttttattttgacatcTCAAACTCTCGATTATTCTACAATGTGTTAGTGTTGTTTTTGAACAAAATGCAATCTATGAACTTATGTGCTTGATTTATTTAGTTTGTCATCATACTTCtaaatgatatttttgtgtCGCATCTTAACAGTTAATTCAATAACCGATAAATGAATAACCAATAAGTCGATAACGTAACGATTTAGCATGACTATAAACCAATAAATCGAACAAATTAACTTTAAAACCAAACCTATCGATACACAACTCTTATATCGAGTTCTCAGGATCAATTAGACAAgttcaacataattcaataatttaaaaatagtatTTCGTCGTATATAAATAGTTAATCAATATAGTATGAtttttgagttgtttatgaCTTGCTATACGAGTTCGACAGAATTCAATAGTTTATAACACGAGACAAATGgagtaatatataaataatttattcaaaactCGACTTGCCACCCATGTCATGCAAGGCAAAGCCTTCATCCTCCACAGACTCAAAAGTTATACTAATATTGACTACACATTGTATGGTTATCTCTTACAATTATGCAAAGAACATTGCTTGATTCGTCAAGGCAAACAGCTCCATGCCCGTCTTGTTCTTTCTTCAACGATCCCAAACAACTTCCTTGCTTCAAAACTCATCAATTTCTACTCAAAAAATGAACATTTGAAAGAAGCACACCATGTGTTTGATGAAATACCTGACAGAAATACATTTTCTTGGAATGCCCTTCTAATTGGTTACTCTTCTAAGAATTACCATGTAGAAACTCTAAagttgttttctttgtttttatctGAGAATTTTGAGACACCCCATGTGAAGCCTGATAATTTTACAGTGACTTGTGTGTTAAAAGCTGTTTCTGGGGTGTTGGGGGACTCTGTTTTGGCTAAGATGATTCAttgttatgttttaaaaaatgggTTTGATTCAGATGTGTTTGTATTGAATGGTTTGATTGATTCTTACTCGAAAACGGGTGATTTGGTATTGGCGAAAAATGTGTTCGATGAAGTTCCTGAAAGGGATGTAGTGTCGTGGAATTCGATGATATCGGGTTATTTTCAATGTGGGTTTTATGAGGAATGCAAAGGATTATATAGAGAAATGCTGCATTTAGAAAAGTTTAGACCTGGTGGGGTTACGGTGGTGAGTGTTCTACAAGCTTGTGCACAGTCGAATGATCTTATGTTAGGAATGGAAGTTCACCGGTATGTTACAGAGAACGGGATTGAAGTTGACATTGCAGTTTATAACTCGATTATTGCACTGTATTCAAAATGTGGTAGCTTGGATTACGCAAGAAAGCTTTTTGAAGAGATGGCTGAGCCGGATGAGATAACTTATGGTGCAATGATTTCAGGCTACATGATATATGGATTTGTTGATCAAGCTGTTAATCTATTTCAAGAAATTGATAAACCGTGTCTGAGTACTTGGAATGCTGTGATAACAGGTCTAGTACAGAATAATTTGTACGAGCAAGCTTTAGAGTTCGTTCGAAAGATGCAGTTATCAGGTGATCAGCCTAATGCCGTGACTCTCTCGAGTATTCTTCCGGGAATTTCCGATTTATCATTTGCAAAAGGAGGAAAAGAAGTGCATGCCTATGCCATTAAGAGTGATTGTAATCAAAATATCTATGTCGCTACTGGAGTTATTGATACCTATGCAAAACTGGGGTTTATACAATCAGCACGGCAAGTTTTTGATCACACTAACGATCGGAGTGTCATTATTTGGACGGCAATTATCTCAGCGTATGCTAACCATGGAGAAGCCAAGGCTGCACTTAGTCTATTTAATGTGATGCTGAGTCATTGCATAAGGCCAGATTCTGTTACATTTACTGCTGTATTGGCAGCCTGTGCCCATTCAGGACTGATTGATGAAGCTTGGAGAATTTTTGAGTTGTTGGAGAAGTATGGAATTCAGCCTTCGGGTGAACATTATGCTTGCATGGTGGGGGTTCTAAGTCGAGCAGGAAAGCTATATGAAGCAGTTGATTTCATCAGAAAGATGCCAATCGAACCAAGTGCAAGGGTTTGGGGTGCACTACTTAATGGAGCTTCAGTATTTGGTGACGTTGAAATTGGTAGATTTGCATGTAGTCGTTTGTTTGAAATAGAGCCTGAAAATACTGGAAACTATACCATCATGgcaaatttatattcaaaagcTGGTAGATGGGAAGAAGCTCAGGAGCTTAGGAAGAACATGAAAATTCTTGGATTGAAGAAGATTACCGGTAGTAGTTGGATGGAAACATGTCAAGGCTTAAAAAGCTTTGTAGCAACAGATGAATCAAATGAGAAGTTTGGAGAGGTTTATGGGGTACTGGAAAGATTGCTTGGTTCGATGAGGGATGATGGTTATGTGATACTGGATGAATTTAAGGAGGAAACCATGTGACAAATCTGCTGCAATGAGCAAGAGGTTGCCGGCTAAGTAGTTTTCTAGGCCATGCAAGCAAGACTACAGGGTTGCCATCAACTCTGTTGTGTCATTATTCAGAAGAATGCCTTGTCTTATCGTGATGAAGTAGACAGTCATTTAGCAAGCATAATACTCTTCCTGTAGTGATAGCCTGAAGTCATTCTGTGCCTCTGTGGTAACTCAAGACGCAACATTTCAAGCGGTAAAAGTGCTCAAGAAATAATTCAAATGTGGTTTAAATGTGTAACTGGTAAACAAAGAGACACGTTCAAAAGGACAAACCGAAACCAGAGAGTATTTTGGTGAAAACACTTTATGATCCCCTGGGAAAAGTATTTGTTTTTCAGTTGATGAAATACTTTGGAGAGAGGATCACCAGCTTCTGGAAGGCCTTTTGGAGGCCTAGCAGTAGATATTCTGGTATGCTGGCAGCAATAATGTACTATACAGTATACATATTGAGTAGTAACTACCTTTTCTTGTGGGCTTTGATACTTTCAGCTCGTACATGTGTGTCCTCTGATTTCTTTTTTAACAGAAGTATCCCATACAAAAACCAGTGTACACTAGCATGGACTTCAATTTCGGATGATTTTTCTATGTTTCGCTAGAAATATGTGATCTTACAACTGTTAGGCTAATAGGGGAGCTTCATCAACTGCCTTTCTGTGAGACTATTCCTTTAGTATGATCACAAGTAATGTTAGTTAATCGAAAATTTGTTATAATGCTAGTTGAATGTTCTTCCATTTTCTCCGTTGGGAAGTAGGGGAGAGGTAGTTACCACCTATTTTTCTTCCCTCGTATGGCATTTTTACATGTTCAAGATACAATCGCAGTGCTTATTTATTTGATTCGACTTATCTTATATTGTTTAAATTATCAAGTTGCTTGACCTTTGTTTATACTACTCGAATATCTGAAAGTTGATTATCCTTCAGAATCTCACATTTGGAAATTCTTCATTGCAGTTGCTGCATCGACACGCCCATCTCAACAATTACAATCATTCATCCAAGTGACTGATGCATCAGATAGTTCGTGATCCTAAAGCGCTGTCTACATGCAACCTAACAAGTATAAAGATCTCAGCTTTTAATGCAGGGAATGTTGCACAAGTAGTATTTACcattctttttcataaaaagatGCACAAAGCCCAAAAGCAGCTGTGAGAGATGAAAAGGGTAAGTGACAAGAGCCCTTGATAAGTGCAAGCTACAGTGGGGAATAACTTGCACCTAACTAAATTATTACAACTTTGTTTGTAGGGCCAAAAGGTGTACATATTTTTCCATGAATGGGCCAAATTGATATTTTTGCTCTTATGCTTGTTGTTTTTCACCATGTTGTTAAACAAGAGATAATGAAAAGAAAGGAATTATTGTAGTTGTATAAAATGGACACATGCTTCTGGACAAAGGCCAATATTCCCAGTCATTCCCTTCCATTCTACTCTACCTAACTCATATCCCTAGGCTTTTCCAAAACCACATCTTTACTTAATAATGCATCTTTCATTATTACTTTCTTGATAACCTGTCTGATACAGCTTATGTGTACCTCAACTAATCCATGGTGTACCAGCTACCTCCCACTAGTACAAGTACGACTGTACCAGATAACTATGTCCATCAAGACTTGGTCAGATGAGATTTTACCTCCCCCACCCCAAAAAAAGAACTAGAAAACTAGTACTGATACTTGGgatcttcaattgattgtgtgAAAGCCCACATGGCTGTGTTTACTCTATTTTAGTCTAAAAGTGATTGCACCACTATAGGTTACAATCCATgttcctctttttcttttgcctttactttttccttttctatagAACTCTTTGCTTTAGCTAAAAGTTTTAGAAGAACAACTTTTGTTAATTGACTAACCATCATTGCTAGATTTGTTTAACAATTTATTTAATCTCCTTTTTTGGGTGTTGTTTGCCACAATATCAATAAGTTTACTCCTTGTCCTAAAAGgaaatttctttttcatatttataaacaATTATATTCTCATTTTATCGTTTATGACCACATAAATATCTAAGCTTtgttttgaaatataattttgagaAGTCTCCGTTTTAGTTTGATCATAGATTTTGAAGTTAAAACTTGGACATGAAAGTTTGAGTTTTTTGAACTTCAGAAGTCTTCGCTCTAGTTTGATCatatattttgaagtttaaACTTGGTACAACGAATACTTGAGTTTTTACAACAATTTCATAAGTCTTCGCTCTAGTTTGACCATAGATTAACATGAATATTTGACGTTGTATATAAActtctattttccttttttttttttggggggggggggggggggNTGTGATGAAGATAGATTTTCAAAATCTGATGAAATTTCATGGTCAAACGCTCATTTCTTTCTTAATCTTCACACATAATCAAATTGTACCACGTAATTCAGatagaaaaaatcatatatatattttcacatAGATCTATAATAACAATCCTATGTGATTTGTCCAAGCAATTTGAGTCCCTATAAAATCCCACACATCCCAAAAACTCCCAAAACTCTCTCACCAAACAACGCACATGATCTCCCATAATGGAAAAATTAGatcaaattcccttagaaaccATACTCATGTCTACACTTTCCACCTTCACTTCTCATCAACTTTCAGATCTAACACTTTACTTCTCCTCCCTCCACCACCGCCATCACCGCCGTATTTTCTCTCTCCTCTCCTCTCCTATGCTATTTTCTCTCACCTTACACCACCttcactctctctctctacacAACAAGTCCCTCCTCATAGCCAAACACCTTTTGTCTAAGCTAGCAATTTTCACTCATTTCATGCATAATGATACAATCTTGCCACCACCATCAACCACCTCTATGAAACACCGCGATTTAGACGCggttctcctcctcctccttctatGTGAACTACGTCAACATGATCCCGAAGCACTCGATCTACCTCCATCAAGGTACGTGTTAGAtagtttgttatatatatatgttttatcgtttaaaacaataaaaattgttATTGGTTATAAAAACCTATAGATCTTTTGTCATTCTATAATATCTCTTTAACGATAGTGATTTTTTATCTACTTCTATtgattctatttatttttatcctaacAGGTGGCGCGTTGTTATTTGTCAATACATAGCTAAAGATGCACTAAAATTCTCTAGCATTAGTTGTTCCAACAGAGAAATCATCATGAAGTTTATTGATTTGCTAGCAAAGTGCAAGAACTTTGTCAATGCTATGATTCATGCAGGTATATTATGTATAGTGGCATATacatatttctttaattaaaaaatggatTCAATTGAATTCGTCAGGTATTTTTACATTATCGGATCATTTTAATCTGTTACATTGTAATCGAGAGGTGATAATTGACCTGTCTTATTTTTAACATTACAAATAAGAAAGCTTGCTTGTAGGTATATTTTTCGGGTGGATAGATAATATGATACTTGatagtttaaaataataatcttgaTTGAATTGTGTGTAGAACCAGAACGAGCTATTTCTATTCTCGAAAATGAGATATATTAAGTATAGCTTTTTGGTCCTATTCGTCCAATGATTAAGTTGTCATTGGTTTTATTTTATGTCGAAGACACGAGTCTGATTCTCGTAAGACATAATTAGTACTCATTTTTTTGGGGTTCATGTAAATTATGGTCAATACTAGATATATATAACCAATGATTCaaattcataggttaattgTACTTTGGCAACTTTACGTAAAGTAGAGTTTGATTTCTTCGGTTGATAGTGAAAAAGTTGACAAGTAAGTCACCTTATTGTTATTCCGCAAAACTCTACATGAGATTTTTCACTTCATACGACTTCTCATCCAATTCTTTCAAATTCATTGCATCCTTTTTCATGTTCGAGAATcatttttcttccactttgCTCTGAAGAGTAACTAGGACCAATTTAATCACTTTACATTAGTATTTACTATCTACTGATGAATGATTGCTCG
The nucleotide sequence above comes from Solanum pennellii chromosome 9, SPENNV200. Encoded proteins:
- the LOC107031191 gene encoding pentatricopeptide repeat-containing protein At3g53360, mitochondrial: MIKRLGSFRCYVNHRIPSCFRNEQSSNDHIILLCKQKLFKQALESFELLERNTTYNLYPSTYAQLVSACSSLRSLPYARRVHTHILASNYQPDMIFQNHLLNMYGKCGSLKEARKVFDEMLERNLVSWTSIIAGYSQNGQENEALDLYFQMRQFGLIPDQFTYGSVIKTCSNMNQVELGKQLHGHVIKSEHGSHLIAQNALIAMYTKFNQIDEALTVFSRINSKDLISWSSMIAGFSQLGYESEALSCFREMLSQGIYKLNEFVFGSIFNVCRSLAQAEYGRQVHGLSIKFGLSFDAFAGCAVTDMYARCGWLHSARTAFYQIGNPDLASWNALIAGFAYGGDRDEAVSLFSQMRTLRLIPDDVTVRSLLCAFVSPCALFLGKQVHCYVIKSGFDLEISISNTLLSMYANCSDLPDAHKIFNEIKNKADLVSWNAILTAFLQQRDSGEVFSLFKMMLLSSNKPDHITLVNMLGASGKVASLEIGDQVCCYAMKNGLSEDIYVMNALIDMYVKCGHMTSAKKLFDSMNNPDAVSWSSLIVGYAQFGYGEEALDLFQKMRDLAVKPNQVTFVGVLTACSHVGRVKEGWQLFRAMETEFGIIPTREHCCCVVDMLARAGCIEEAEAFINQMEIDPDIVVWKTLLAACKTRNNLDVGKRAAEKILEIDPSNSAAHVLLCNIFASTGSWKDVASLRGQMRQKGVKKVPGQSWIEVKDQIHVFLAEDCMHAERDSIYSMLDELWLQMLDDDYLPLQS
- the LOC107031192 gene encoding pentatricopeptide repeat-containing protein At2g37310; its protein translation is MQGKAFILHRLKSYTNIDYTLYGYLLQLCKEHCLIRQGKQLHARLVLSSTIPNNFLASKLINFYSKNEHLKEAHHVFDEIPDRNTFSWNALLIGYSSKNYHVETLKLFSLFLSENFETPHVKPDNFTVTCVLKAVSGVLGDSVLAKMIHCYVLKNGFDSDVFVLNGLIDSYSKTGDLVLAKNVFDEVPERDVVSWNSMISGYFQCGFYEECKGLYREMLHLEKFRPGGVTVVSVLQACAQSNDLMLGMEVHRYVTENGIEVDIAVYNSIIALYSKCGSLDYARKLFEEMAEPDEITYGAMISGYMIYGFVDQAVNLFQEIDKPCLSTWNAVITGLVQNNLYEQALEFVRKMQLSGDQPNAVTLSSILPGISDLSFAKGGKEVHAYAIKSDCNQNIYVATGVIDTYAKLGFIQSARQVFDHTNDRSVIIWTAIISAYANHGEAKAALSLFNVMLSHCIRPDSVTFTAVLAACAHSGLIDEAWRIFELLEKYGIQPSGEHYACMVGVLSRAGKLYEAVDFIRKMPIEPSARVWGALLNGASVFGDVEIGRFACSRLFEIEPENTGNYTIMANLYSKAGRWEEAQELRKNMKILGLKKITGSSWMETCQGLKSFVATDESNEKFGEVYGVLERLLGSMRDDGYVILDEFKEETM
- the LOC107029814 gene encoding E3 ubiquitin-protein ligase SGR9, amyloplastic, which translates into the protein MEKLDQIPLETILMSTLSTFTSHQLSDLTLYFSSLHHRHHRRIFSLLSSPMLFSLTLHHLHSLSLHNKSLLIAKHLLSKLAIFTHFMHNDTILPPPSTTSMKHRDLDAVLLLLLLCELRQHDPEALDLPPSRWRVVICQYIAKDALKFSSISCSNREIIMKFIDLLAKCKNFVNAMIHAGDGIGGKDRKEVATSIAVVVALPSIEASNDNDGRKECVICKEEMKEGRDVCKLPCHHTFHWICILPWLKKRNTCPCCRYQLPSDDVYAEIQRLWEVVAKMSDSANFVGISNCN